Part of the Cuniculiplasma divulgatum genome, CCGAAAATCACCCAAACGAATAATAGAACATATGTTTCTTTTACAATGAAATCTAACTATTTCCTGTATAATCCAAAGATTGAAATAGGCTATTCCGGGCAGGAGTCAAATTTAACATTAAGCATTGAAATGAAAGAGAATGAACCCCTTTGAGAAACAGTACATGCAATTTTTAAAATAACTAAACAACAAAAAATATATGTTTCCGTAAATAGAATCCACAAAAAGTGAATCTAATCAATTTCAAATGAGTTTAGTGAAGAAATGCACATTAGAAAATAATAGCATTGCTTCTTTTCGATAGAACTTCGATTTAATAATTTGTTCCAGTTACGATAAGTTCTCTATTAAAAATTAGGTCGTGATTGGTGGTTTCAGTATTAATAACGTCAATTTAGGTATTTACAAAAAGGTATCCTGTATTTAGAGATAGTTTGCCCATGGTTATTACAGCGCGTCTTACTAATATTAAGGAAAAGATAATGATAACTTAATGAATCTAATACTATCTTTTTGATAGTGTATTGAATCTGCTGTAAAATTGAAAAGGTCCTGCAAGATTCAGATTTGGAGATGAAAAAAATGCAGGACCAAATGGAAATGGTGAAAGAAGTAATAAGCACTTTCCTGAACGACAGGAAAGAAGGAAAGAAGCAGCTGGTTGAATGGTTTCTCAATAAAGTGATGGAGGAAGAGGCGAGAATCCAGGTATCGGCTGAACCGTATGAGCGATCAGAAGAGAGGAAGGCACACAGGAACGGAACCCGCAAGAGAAAATTGAATACCACTGACGGTACCGTGGAGCTAGACAAGCCACAGATAAGGGAGTTCCCGTTCGAAACGAAGGTGTTCGACCGTTATTCGAGGGTAGAGAAGGCACTGGATTCTGTCATGCTGGAATCCTATCTGCATGGAGTATCGACGCGTAATGTGATGAATGTGGTGAGATCGCTTGGAATGGAGAATGTATCCGCGTCATACGTATCATCGCTTGCATCCGGACTGGATGCAAACGTCAAGACATTCCTTGAAAGACCCATTGAATCTCCCATGAAATTCATGTACATCGATGCAACGTACTTCAAGATACGTGAGGATGGAAGGTACAGCAACAAGGCCCTCTATGTGTGCATAGGCATAAACAGCGAGGGGAAGAGGGAGATCCTTTCGGCAAGGCTCCATGATTCAGAAACAGAGATGCAGTGGGAAGCCTTCTTCGACAATCTAAAGGAGCGAGGATTGAAAGGCGTCGAACTCGTTGTCTCCGATGGCCACAGGGGGATCATGGAGGCGGTATCACGCTCCTTCCTGGGAGCGTCATGGCAGTACTGTCATGTTCATTTCCTCAGGAACCTGATGAAGGTAATACCAAAGAAGAAGTGGCAATCGGTATCGCTCATAGTAAAGGAAGCCCTGGAGAATGAATCGCTCATATCAAGAGCACAGGATGTACTGGTTGCCAATGGATTGGAGGGTGCATCCGATATGTTTGAGAGATGGCATCCATCACTGTACAACTATCTGGCATTTGATCCAAATTGCTGGAGAAGATTGAGGACGACAAACGTGCTGGAGAGGTTGAACCTGGAATTCAAGCGAAGGACAAGGAAGATAGGTGCATTTCCTTCGGAGCAATCCCTGATGAGGCTTGTTGTCTCTATAATGATGGACATAAACGAGGAATGGATCACGGGGAGAAAGTATATTAGCATGGAGGGGAATTAGGATTGAGCTGGATCTTTTCGAAATTACAGCAGATCATGTACACTATCATCTTTTTAATGTTAATAACATTTATTGCGGATATTCCTAAAACATGTGTGTCTTAGGTTCAACATTATAGTTTACCGTTTTATTGAAGAAGAAAATTTTTAAGAAAACTTCCATTTTTAATTTGAATATTATATGCTAAGAGTAAACATAAAGGAAATAGAAGGATGTTATCTAACTGCTATAGTAATACATAAAATATACTCTCTATTCTTCAAGATAAGATAATTAAAATAATTTAAAAAATTGAGTTAAGAATTGGTTTGACTAGTTCTTTCTTCTCATTATCACAACGACTGCTCCTATCACAACTACTAGTGCGATAACACCGAATATGGCAAACAACTCATCGTTGGTCAGTGTTGAAACAGCCTTTGCAGGCTGGGCCACTGCTTTTAATGACAGATCCACATTCTTTGTAGCGCCATTGCCAAGAGTGAAATTGTCGTATACTGTTTCATAACCATTATCTGAAACAACAACTTCATAGGATCCTGCTGCGACACTCATATTGAATGCACCTGTGGATGATAGTGACACTGACTTGCCGTTTATTGTTACAGTAGCACCACTGGGTGATATGTTTCCTGCTATGTACGAATAGTGGAGATATGTAACTGATTCAGATACATCCTTTCCGCTGACCTTTACTGTAAACTGAGTTACTGTGGTGTAATAGTCTGTTGTATTGGTGACAGTGAATGTGTATGTTCCATTTGTCAGTGAGAAAGTTATGGATGAGCCTGAAACTGCACTTCCACTAACCGATCCATTCACATACCATGTTGTTCCTGACGGTAATCCAGTTTCTGAAAAGACAACGCTGTATTTTGCAGCTGTCTTTGGAATGGATACGTCCGGTGAGTATTTCCAGTATAGTGTTGGATCACCTGAGAGATGTGTTACTGTTAGAATGGCAGATCCTGTTGATGATATGGATATGGTGAAATTCTTGTACTGAACCCCATTGATATATACCTTGCTTTCCAGTATCTCAGTTATGGTTGCATTCTGTATCTCATTATATGGCAGCAGAATGATAAGCGTTCCATTAGGATTCGCAGTGTAATTCAGTGAAACATATCCATTTGCAGGTTTAATTCCTGAAACTGTCACATTGTACCCGGTTGAAACTGTTCCGTTGGATGTGCTTGTGGATGTTGGGGCAGGCTCCTTTACCAGTGCAATATTGCTCAGTGTTGTGGATGACGAAAGATTTAGTGTTTCGGAGAATGGGTAATATCCATTTTCCACCGCAGATATGGTAACACTTCCTGCCGGTACTGATACCTCGAAGTAACCGGTTGAGTTGACATATGCCACGAAACCGTTAACTGTGAGAGATGCATTCAACTGATCCAGGCGTCCCTGTATAATCACAGAGCTGGATACCTTTTTAAGTGTTACATCAAGACTGGTTGCTTTATTTTCATATACCTTCACGGTGGTAACATATCCCTGGTAGCCTGAAGCAGAAACACTTATGTAATATGTTCCTGGTGAAATTGTCGTGTTGAAATAACCGTTCATCAAGGGTATTACGGCTCCATTGGCTGTGACAGTGGCATTTGCCGGCAGTACTATACCTGTAAGATATCCATATACGGGAATTTCAGTTAATGTTACACTGTATGAGTATGAATGATTCCATGACAGATAGACAAGGTT contains:
- a CDS encoding IS256 family transposase → MQDQMEMVKEVISTFLNDRKEGKKQLVEWFLNKVMEEEARIQVSAEPYERSEERKAHRNGTRKRKLNTTDGTVELDKPQIREFPFETKVFDRYSRVEKALDSVMLESYLHGVSTRNVMNVVRSLGMENVSASYVSSLASGLDANVKTFLERPIESPMKFMYIDATYFKIREDGRYSNKALYVCIGINSEGKREILSARLHDSETEMQWEAFFDNLKERGLKGVELVVSDGHRGIMEAVSRSFLGASWQYCHVHFLRNLMKVIPKKKWQSVSLIVKEALENESLISRAQDVLVANGLEGASDMFERWHPSLYNYLAFDPNCWRRLRTTNVLERLNLEFKRRTRKIGAFPSEQSLMRLVVSIMMDINEEWITGRKYISMEGN